The Candidatus Nomurabacteria bacterium DNA segment CGGAAAACAATGGCAAAGGATGGTTACGAGGCAGTCCAGTTCTCGTTTAATCAAGGCAAGAAGGTGGTGAAGCGTGAGGTTCGCCTGGTTGGCGGTGAAACTGAGGCAGAAACAGCTTTTGCGGTTGGTGATGTAGTACAGGTAAGCGGGATTTCCAAGGGTCGTGGTTTCCAGGGAGTAGTTAAGCGTCACGGCTTTCATGGTGGGCCACGTTCTCATGGTCAGAAACATAGCGAGCGTGAGCCGGGGGCGATTGGTGGCGGTGGCGGACGAGCTGGGGGTCGCGTGGCGAAAGGTATCCGCATGGCCGGCAGGATGGGTAGTGATCGGGTGACGGTCAAGAACTTGAAAGTGATTGCGGTAGATGCCGCCAAGAACGAAATATTAATCAGTGGCGCGATTCCTGGTCGACGGGGGACGCTCCTTGAAATCTATGGAAAGTAAAATTTACAATCAGGCGGCAAAGGAAGTTGGGACAACAAAGTTGTCGGCCCGTGTTTTCGGCCTGCCCTGGAATGGCGACTTGGTTCATCAGGTTGTTGTTGGCATGCAGTCCAACGCTCGCCAGAATACTGCTCACACTAAAGGTCGAGGTGAGGTACGCGGTGGTGGCAAGAAGCCATGGCGCCAGAAGGGAACTGGACGCGCTCGACACGGTTCAATTCGTTCACCAATCTGGCGTGGTGGTGGCACAACTCATGGGCCAACAAATGAGCGTAACTATGAGAAGAAGATTAACAAGAAAATGAAGACTAAGGCGCTTTTCACCGCTCTCTCCCAGAAACAGCGCGATGGGGAGGTGGTGTTTGTGGATCAGTTTAAGTTTGCTAAATCAAAAACTAGAGAAGCGCAGAAATCTCTTGACGCCTTTGCAAAAGTTAAGGGCCTGGAGAAGCTCAACTACCGTC contains these protein-coding regions:
- a CDS encoding 50S ribosomal protein L3 — encoded protein: MKFLLGQKLKMTQIFSDTGRVVPATIVTTGALTLSQRKTMAKDGYEAVQFSFNQGKKVVKREVRLVGGETEAETAFAVGDVVQVSGISKGRGFQGVVKRHGFHGGPRSHGQKHSEREPGAIGGGGGRAGGRVAKGIRMAGRMGSDRVTVKNLKVIAVDAAKNEILISGAIPGRRGTLLEIYGK
- the rplD gene encoding 50S ribosomal protein L4 is translated as MESKIYNQAAKEVGTTKLSARVFGLPWNGDLVHQVVVGMQSNARQNTAHTKGRGEVRGGGKKPWRQKGTGRARHGSIRSPIWRGGGTTHGPTNERNYEKKINKKMKTKALFTALSQKQRDGEVVFVDQFKFAKSKTREAQKSLDAFAKVKGLEKLNYRRGQRTLLALPAADKSVWQSFRNLPGVAVSEIRNLNPELLLNYQYLLITSPEVSLPLLEGREKAKK